The Archocentrus centrarchus isolate MPI-CPG fArcCen1 chromosome 12, fArcCen1, whole genome shotgun sequence nucleotide sequence GCTTATAGATAACAATACAGAGCTCAGCTGTTAACTAACCTGAGTGATCTGCGTCTATGATTCTGAAAATGGTTTCCAGGTTGGAGTGGTTTTTGTACATCGTCTCCAGCAGGCTGGTATCTGATATCTGTCAGGACAGAtgcatgtttcatttttttttttttaaataattttacagCTCTGAGCAGGGCAGGTGGGGAGCAAGATAAGAGAAGAATCACCTCCAGTTTGGGCTCAGTGATGGAGAGCTCCTTTATCCACTGCTGGTAGTCCACCGTGCCATTTTTGGTGCTGCTTACAAGCTGCGGGCGCAGCACTCTCCAAGGCAAGCCCAGCTTCAGTACGCTCTCTGTGGCACTTGCCCAGTGGCTTAGAGAGATCATCCCTGAGATACAGACAGGAAAACTAATACACTCTGATGTGATGTGGATTTTGTTTTGAAGTGAAGAAGTGTTAAAATTCATCATTGCTGTTTAGTGTAAATCAGCTCTAACTAACCTGAGTTGTTGGGATCAAACTCCTGGAAGGCACTGATGAGATCTGACTTGTGTACAAACAGCTGTTGCCTCAGAGCTTGCAGTGCTGATCTCTCTGTCCAGCCAACACTGATGAAAAGCCCAGAGGGAAAAGAAAATCCTCTGAATTTCTCATGAAAAGCTATAAATCTATGAATCTTTGAGCTGTGACTGTTGAAATCATGCTTGACTGTTTTCTTGGTGCTCCTTTACCTTTGTCTCAGCGTGAGCTCCCTGCATGTCCTGCTGGCCTGATACTGAACGAGGTGAGGGATCAGATCAGGGCCCATTCTTATATAGGCTCCTCTATTGCTGCCCACCTCATAGTAGTTTGATGCTGAAAAAATAGTCAGTACCTGGATACAACAGAACAGAAGTGGtgcatttgaaaacattttgtctTCTTTCACTTAAAAACTTGTGCTTTATGTGCTCACCCTGCGGTTGTGGCAGAACTCATAGCCATCCTGCTTGCATTCGTGGGAGCGGATGAGGAGCTGCAGATCGTGTCGTCCCAGAACCTCCTCACTGATATCTGGTCCCCAGTAGCATCCGCCGCCTCTCACTTCATTAGGAATGCAGCCATTCTGGGGCATAGGGTCACTCCACAACAGGTCCACGATCTGGACAGAAGGTTACAATCTGCATTTTAAACTACATGAGATCTCTGGAGAATTGGTCTGTGTTCCACTCACTGCAACTCACTTGTTCCCACTCACGCTCATCTGTCTCTGTTCCTTCTTCACACTCTGGATCCGAGTCAGAGTCTAGCTTCTTCATTTCTCCGTACGACTGGTCAAACCCAGCCAACCTCCGTCTTTTCTTCAGCTCGTCTTCCACGGACCAGCCCAGCTGCTGATGGCTGGTGTGCAGGTTGTGCAGTGAGCGTCGCGGGGGGTCATGTCTCTGAGATGGGGTCGAGCTGTGGTGGGTTAGAGATCGCACTCGACGCCGGGCTTCCACTGGAATGCCAGCCTCTCTGTTCCTGCTGTTCATTGTCTGAATGCTGCCATTGACTGCTGGTTTAGTCGTCTTCGGAGGTCTGAGGGCTGACACATACTGTGCAAAttgacataaaaataaaaaattaagtgtGCAGACATCTCCGTTTAATTTagagcaaaatgtcaaaaacacaCTGAACTGAAACGGAAAGGTCTTCCTTACTTTGTGTCTGTCCAGTCTGGCTATTATATTAAGGTCTGTTGTGTCAGAGATCCCTCCATGCACAATCAGCACCTTGTGATCAATCACAGTGGCCAGTGGAAGCCAGCTGAAGATCTTTTGAAGAAGCTTAAGGATCTTCTTGCCATGCACCTGCATATCAAGTTATGTTTACCATAGCTTATTTGTAGTTAGGCTCATTATTATAATCTAATCTAAATTATTCAATTTGACAGTTTTTAGCCATGCTTGTGGTGATAATTGGCCGTCTTTGAATTTTACCATTTATCAAAAtgtccataaaaaaaaatttactgtCAGAAAATAACCAGCtgacttttttcccttttttttttttttttttttaatacaaaagaactacaattttaaaaatatataaaattataattaaatgCCATGCATTCAAATGTTATCTTTGCAAAATGTACATAAGGTATCAggagtaaaaataataataaagtcagTGGTACCCATATTCCATAATGTGAGGTTTGATGCATTAATATTGTAATGGTCACTAAAGCTGTATCTGGTGAACGTGTAGGTAATTATATATGTCGTCAGGTAGTTTAACCTTGAACACAAGATCATATTCCGTATTTTCAGTGATGCTAATTGCTCTTACcaagaaattcaaactgaaataCTCACTTATTGATGTTAAATGGATGTTATTTACCATATTCCCCTTTTTTAATTTGTACTTATTCTAATTAACACTTAGCACATTATGGAGGAACAATGAATTATTTTTGCTGATGTTTTGTAGGAAATCAAAGTTCTGGAAAATTCAgaaagggcagcacggtggtggggtggttagcactgctccctcacagttagaatacctgAATATCTAGAAAGcttgggttcaattccaccttggcccaggcccctcccccctccctctgtgtggagtttgcatgttctcctcatgtctgcgtgggttttctccgggtactctggtttcctcccgcagtccaaagacatgcacttactggggttaggttaactggaaactttaaattgcccgtaggtatgcatgtgagtgtggatgttgtctgtctctctgtgttggccctgcaacaggctggcgacctttacagggtgtaccctgcctcttgccctatgtcagctgggataggctccaccccaccccaccccacaaccctgaacaggataagtggatggatggatgagaaaGTCAGAGGATAACCAAAATTTCTCATTCTTATGGACAAAAGaaggtctgtattttttttatttatttttttataatacaATGGGTACtgacacattaaaaataagtgCCAACCTATAGTGGAGCTGGAGGATGGCTCATTTTTGCATAAAATTTATGGCAACTcatcatccatcttctgctgcttgtccttttcagggttgtggtatttcttcattttaaaataacacaTTGTACTGTAGTTTTATTAATCCTAATATCAAACTGTTTAAGACTTACCCTGTATTTTCCCAAAACTTCTTTAGTAAAGCCATATCTGGGAAAACCCACAATAAATAACATGGTTAGTATATGCATCACATGTTGGatcaataaagaaaaacaaggtcTTAAAGCAACATGGAACACGATTATAATCTGACTAATGAGGGGGGAAAATGACTAAATTATTAAACTGGCTGCAGAGCAGCTTACCTCAGGTTAACAATGTGGTCCTCGTGGTTCCCTCTGTTTAAATGGACGTCATTGGGGTAGACTAGCAGGAACCCAAACAGGATGAGCAGAATCTCTAAGGAGTTTTTGCCTCGATCCACAAAGTCTCCATTGAACACATATGGTTTCTCAGGAGATGGCAAACCATTCTGAACAGGTTCAATAAGAACATGAACATCCCAGAGTGACAATGAGGTATTTGTATTTTGTGGACAGTGTAGCTTACTTTATAGAATATCAACAGCAGATCTTCAAGCTGCCCATGCAAGTCTCCTGGGAAAGAATAAATAATGTTTACTGCATTATGTAGCAGTTATATGGCAAATGGAATCTgacaaaaataagtaaataaatcatggtgtagttaaattaatattgcatttaattaagagtaaaaatgtaaaaacaatctGAGTATACATAAATAAGCACATATTTCTGATATATgcttatttatgtattattcTTGATCTTGACAGTTTCTGTCTTCCATAGATAAGCACATGCTGAGTGcttaaagggaaataaaaaggCAGAATTTCAGTGTAAAATCTAGGAGAGGCTTGCTGTTGTGTACCACATATAGTAATCTCCTTGgtgtgacaggaggagagatgaCTGATGTTTGGAAGAAGTCTTAGAAGTCTCCAAGTTTCTCCAAGAATCTGCAGAACATATCGTGCATGGAGCTGctactgggggaaaaaaaatcatgcataaATAAACTGAGTGTGGAAGAAAAAGGCAATCAATCTGCCACTGCTGTGCTTAATGTGTCGGTGTACCTACTTGCTTGTGCTTAAAAGCTTCCACAAGCTTTGACACCCCGCAGAACGTCATGGGGAAGGTCAAATGGGGCCCAGTGTAGCTGTCAGGTACATCTATGGTCTTGTAGCAAAAATAACGTTCCCATTCTGCATCACGGCAGATTTCATTCTCGCGAAAGATGTGAGAAATTAGATTTCCTTCATTAGAGACGGAGGAGGAAAGAAACGGAAGTGGATCAGTGCAGTGAGGAAAAGCTGCTTTAAGCTTCTCAGCAGGGAGCAGGCTGGGTGAGCCCAGATTAGCTCACTGTGTAATCTAATGAAACCTACAAGACAGGGAATGAAGCAGTGTGCAATAGGAGTCACGGTCTTACTTTCACTACTGGCTGGGGTGAAGTGGTCCATCAAGAAGCCAAAAAAATTGTACAGCtgcaggaagggaaaaaaatagctttaaaaatgagaaTAATTTACCATCATATTGACACAGTTAATGAGCTCATACAACTAATCACAGTGATACTTTGAGCAAGGTGGATACCGGAGCCCATGGCAGTGCAGGTTTAGAGTATATCATGAGCATAGCCATACTAACATTTGATAATTAGCTGATGCTGATGTCACGTGTTCAGGTGTTTTATTATTCATAATTAAAGTACTGAACAAATTAAAATCAATACCAGATGGTGGGgctaaaacaaaagtaaaagaataaCATGGAAGACAAAGTGATCAAGACGTATCACATGAGTATCTCCAACATCAAAACGTTTCCCTGTCTTGGGACCATGAAGTCCTACAAAATGATATGATAAATATTCCAGCTTCATGGTGGTGCAAGAGGAAAAGTCAGAGAAACTACTGGAATTCACCCTCCACTGACAATGAatatatttacaaaaacaaacactacaTCTGGTAGCTGTTCAGGTATTCCAGTCATTACCAAAGAGTGGCATGATCAATATAACACAGCAGAACACAgataaaaataacttttctaATGCACATATGGCACTGACTGATATCAACTGTGTGAGCTCACCTTGATCTGATCTTGTTGTCCTGCATATTCAATAGACTGGAAGATGTTCCACGTGCACCTGCGTCTGATCTCCAGCCGAGCAACGTACTGCCGATACCAGCGCTGAATCAACAGAGCCGCTCTGATTGCTGAAGGTTCGTAGAGAATAACAAAGTACTTGGTCGTAGCTAAGTTGAGATTAATTTCCTTTGTGTTCCTAGTCAGATCCACGTTTGAAATACTTACCAGTGGCAGCTTCACCAGGTCCATAAATGTTTGGTAGAAATTGCAAAAATTAAACTTAATGAGAATTTTTCCAGAGAATGTGTTGAACACAACAAGCTTCAAACAGTAAAGCTgatagaataaataaaattacctGGGACTGAGATGCTCACTAAAATAGAAAAAGGACACTGAGTTGTAGttttagaataaaaaaatgcatttctttaaAGATGTGCTAGGTAATAATTTTTATAGCAGCTGCACCTGTGTCACATTTCTTCAGCTGTACTTCTGATTTTCTCAGGCCACAGCCCATGGCCCTTTGCTGTTTTCACtgtcagaaacaaagacaaagataCTTTCTGACCTTGtgttttacagcctggtacaatacaataataacagACAATAATAGTACAATAAATGATCTGTAATATACAAAAGAACATGTTATACTTATTTTTCCAATTTCACCTACAGTTGATTCATGAAATGTTCTTAATAAATCAAAAAGAACATCAACAACACAGACATGTATGTAATTTGGAGAAATAAATTGGATTCCTTAAAATTGCTGACTGGATGTTAATCATTAATTGAACACAAGACTGAACATCGGTAACTTACCTGGCCACGTCCGCGTTCTTTCATTACCTCCCCTCAGTTCTTCACTATTTCTTAAAGAAATCTGTTACAgtttaacaaacaaaaggaaaagaataTGTTATGACTTAGACCACTTAATTTCCCTTGCACAGCAGCATGATGGCTGTCCGTGTCCTCTCTCCACAGCTACAGACTCCCAGCCATCACAAGAACACATCAGCAAATGTCTCAGACAGGCTCCTGCGAttgcttaaataaaataagatgcaAGTGGATTAGGATTAAACCTTACTACAGCCGGCATCTGCGCTGAATAAACACAGGATGGCTCTAATAAAGGGCAACAAGTGTTTTGAAGCGAGGTTGAGTTGGTTTCAGCTCAAGATGTTGGTTGTGACAGTTTGAAAGCATTAAAGTCAGGAAGTTATATCATTAAGTTCATTTGTTGTTCTAAACATATTaatggtgttttttcctcacgttttgtctctccaaagatgttattcctctcccCTAGTGATGTTACATCTGATTGTAAAGGCCTGAGGCCTGTGTTGAGCAAAGGGGGCATTTCTAAATGAAGCCTGAGGTGAGGTGTGGAAGGTGAGGTTGTGCTGCACAGCTTGTGGGATACAGCTGGCAGGCTATGGTGCCCACAACAGGGCTCAGAAGGTCCTCGACATTGACAGGTATTACCTGATGGTGACTGAGACACCAACCTGCTGCTTCATCTCAGCCTGCAGtctcaaacattaaaaattgcCAGTTTTCCCTCTTTATTTTCcccatttcttctcttttttttttcttcttcctcctttttcacAGCTTTATTGACAGTTTTTctcagtggagagagacaggaaagcagaaGGAGAAACAGGGAAGACACGCGGTAAATAGCGACAGgttgggactcgaacctgcgccaaCTGCACTGCCCCGCCGGCatacatggtcgcctgctcagGCCTTGAGCCTTTTCCTTATCTTGTTCACATATAAAAGAAGGCTCAAGAGACTGCCCTATCAAGCCATTTTGCATTATGTCTCACCAAATGTAAAAGCTCCCTTGCATGTAAGTAAATCTTTCATTATTCTTTATTCtgagtgctgtgtgtgttcctgGACTTTGATCATTTTCCAGCAGAAGGGCATAACTTACAGTCTTTAATggaatttcaaactttttgtttcatgtgtttatttCCAACTGACAAGAAGATCAGCACATAATTTATGCTGCATGAGAAGTTACACTGTGAGATGGTCATCTTAAATTTCTGACTGTGGGAATTTTAGCCCAGTCTACCTTGAGTCACAAGATAGCACCCAGAGATATTGCTTCATGTTGGTCATCTTTCTTCAGAGTGTAAACCCAACTTAAGTCGaacacattgtgtgtttttgttggtaTAATGAAATGCATTTTGGACTATGCTGCTTTGCATATCAAAGCAGGAGATTAGatccttttattttgtgttgtttcagtCAGTTTCCTGTATAATGAATTATGTATCTGTTCAGTGAACTGACATATATGCATGTGTCTATCATCATTATTCAAATTTGTTAGTGTACCATTTCAATTAAAGGAGTTGACTGTAATCAGTTtcaagcatatatatatatatatatatatatatatatatatatatattttttttttttttttttactgaaccAGAATATACAAAGCAAACAGGTTTTGCATTAAAGAGCAGCACATCAAAAACAAGAATGATATGTAATTTCTATTGAGTCCATTATGAGAATGACAAAATAAGTTGAA carries:
- the ppef2b gene encoding serine/threonine-protein phosphatase with EF-hands 2; the encoded protein is MGCGLRKSEVQLKKCDTVSISVPAATAIRAALLIQRWYRQYVARLEIRRRCTWNIFQSIEYAGQQDQIKLYNFFGFLMDHFTPASSERNLISHIFRENEICRDAEWERYFCYKTIDVPDSYTGPHLTFPMTFCGVSKLVEAFKHKQQLHARYVLQILGETWRLLRLLPNISHLSSCHTKEITICGDLHGQLEDLLLIFYKNGLPSPEKPYVFNGDFVDRGKNSLEILLILFGFLLVYPNDVHLNRGNHEDHIVNLRYGFTKEVLGKYRVHGKKILKLLQKIFSWLPLATVIDHKVLIVHGGISDTTDLNIIARLDRHKYVSALRPPKTTKPAVNGSIQTMNSRNREAGIPVEARRRVRSLTHHSSTPSQRHDPPRRSLHNLHTSHQQLGWSVEDELKKRRRLAGFDQSYGEMKKLDSDSDPECEEGTETDEREWEQIVDLLWSDPMPQNGCIPNEVRGGGCYWGPDISEEVLGRHDLQLLIRSHECKQDGYEFCHNRRVLTIFSASNYYEVGSNRGAYIRMGPDLIPHLVQYQASRTCRELTLRQSVGWTERSALQALRQQLFVHKSDLISAFQEFDPNNSGMISLSHWASATESVLKLGLPWRVLRPQLVSSTKNGTVDYQQWIKELSITEPKLEISDTSLLETMYKNHSNLETIFRIIDADHSGLISYEEFRQTWKLLSSHLKTDISDDVIANLAQSIDFNKDGSIDINEFMEAFRLVDLSAHS